A single window of Pectobacterium parmentieri DNA harbors:
- a CDS encoding DUF3561 family protein, translating into MQNATQLTISKTRPAQEEDDSVSYLFMGAVTGFSFYWLAFSIPFLVYGSNTTFFFMLYTWPFFLALMPFSVLVGVGFSFLLRGYLFYTLFATGLTVVCLFWLVFSFLTGW; encoded by the coding sequence ATGCAAAATGCCACGCAGTTAACGATTAGTAAGACTCGGCCAGCGCAAGAAGAGGATGACAGCGTTTCCTATCTGTTTATGGGAGCGGTGACGGGGTTCTCCTTTTATTGGCTGGCGTTCAGTATTCCCTTTCTGGTATATGGCTCGAATACCACGTTTTTCTTCATGCTCTACACGTGGCCGTTCTTTTTGGCGCTGATGCCGTTTTCGGTGCTGGTTGGTGTCGGGTTCAGCTTTCTGCTGAGAGGCTATCTTTTTTATACGCTTTTTGCGACGGGACTGACGGTGGTCTGTCTGTTCTGGCTGGTCTTTTCTTTTCTGACCGGGTGGTAA
- a CDS encoding basic amino acid ABC transporter substrate-binding protein, with the protein MFKKLLFVGALFATALSTSAFAAEPTYVVGSGGTYRPFEFENAQKELEGFDIDIIKAVAKAENFNIKLINTPWEGIFATLNSGDRDIIISGITITDKRKQMVDFSAPYFPAEQSIVVPKGSTIDSIAALKAHKVGVVNSSTADIVVSDVLGKNSTSIKRFDNTPLMLQELYEDGVGAAVGDVGVVKFYIKTHPEKQFNLVSDAKFERQYFGIAVAKGNDQLREKINAGLKKIVADGTYAKIYQTWFDNNVPTLPAE; encoded by the coding sequence ATGTTCAAAAAATTGTTATTCGTTGGGGCGCTCTTCGCCACCGCACTATCCACTAGCGCCTTCGCCGCTGAACCCACTTATGTGGTCGGCTCTGGCGGAACCTACCGCCCCTTTGAGTTTGAAAATGCGCAGAAAGAGCTGGAAGGCTTTGATATTGATATTATTAAAGCGGTCGCCAAGGCAGAAAATTTTAATATCAAGCTGATCAATACGCCGTGGGAAGGCATCTTCGCAACCCTGAACTCCGGCGACCGCGACATTATCATCTCCGGCATCACGATTACTGACAAACGTAAGCAAATGGTCGATTTCTCCGCGCCTTATTTTCCTGCCGAGCAATCGATCGTCGTTCCTAAAGGCTCGACGATCGACTCAATCGCCGCGCTGAAAGCTCACAAAGTGGGCGTTGTGAACTCCAGTACCGCCGATATCGTGGTTTCCGACGTATTAGGCAAAAACAGTACATCGATTAAGCGCTTTGATAACACCCCGTTAATGTTACAAGAGCTGTACGAAGACGGTGTCGGTGCCGCGGTTGGCGATGTGGGCGTGGTGAAGTTTTACATTAAGACGCACCCGGAAAAACAGTTCAATCTGGTTTCCGATGCCAAATTCGAGCGCCAGTACTTTGGGATCGCCGTTGCAAAAGGCAACGATCAACTGCGTGAGAAGATTAACGCCGGACTGAAAAAAATTGTGGCTGACGGCACCTACGCCAAGATCTATCAAACCTGGTTTGATAACAACGTGCCAACCTTACCCGCAGAATAA
- a CDS encoding PTS sugar transporter subunit IIA: MNELKEKLIKYNCIKVIDSVDGWEEAIKMVATPLLEKKFIEPRYVDEIISETKKIGGYYVYDDEAIALPHARPECGALKNGASLLLLKTPIAINGSTPVSLILMFCAIDAREHIESGLKNIMEMLENETKMESIRNARSVEELINVL; encoded by the coding sequence ATGAACGAATTAAAAGAAAAATTAATAAAATACAATTGCATAAAAGTAATTGATTCAGTTGACGGCTGGGAGGAAGCCATAAAAATGGTGGCGACTCCTCTGCTTGAGAAAAAATTTATTGAGCCGCGTTATGTTGATGAAATAATCAGCGAAACAAAAAAAATTGGCGGTTATTACGTTTATGACGATGAGGCCATTGCCCTACCTCACGCCCGTCCCGAGTGCGGTGCCCTGAAAAATGGAGCTAGCCTTTTATTATTAAAAACACCGATTGCCATCAACGGCAGTACGCCAGTCAGCCTCATTCTGATGTTCTGTGCCATTGATGCCAGGGAACATATCGAGTCCGGCTTGAAAAATATTATGGAGATGCTGGAAAACGAAACAAAAATGGAAAGTATCCGTAATGCCCGTTCCGTTGAGGAACTGATCAACGTTCTCTAA
- a CDS encoding amino acid ABC transporter ATP-binding protein, with the protein MIHVNNLQKQFGDTHVLRGISCDIAPQEVLCLIGPSGSGKSTFLRCINALETLSAGEITVNGFAIHDQKTDINRMRESVGMVFQRFNLFPHMTVLENVIMAPMGVKKLPRAQAVERAKALLSKVGLLDKIDAWPNSLSGGQQQRVAIARALAMEPAIMLFDEPTSALDPELVGEVLAVMKTLANEGMTMVIVTHEMAFAREVADRVIFIDQGIIQEQGTPEAIFTHPSNPRTQAFLSKIL; encoded by the coding sequence GTGATTCACGTTAATAACCTGCAAAAACAGTTTGGCGATACCCATGTCCTGCGTGGTATTTCCTGTGACATCGCGCCTCAGGAAGTGCTTTGCCTGATTGGCCCATCCGGTTCGGGAAAAAGTACTTTTCTGCGCTGTATCAACGCGCTGGAGACACTATCGGCGGGTGAGATTACGGTCAACGGTTTTGCCATTCACGATCAGAAAACCGATATCAACCGCATGCGTGAAAGCGTGGGGATGGTGTTTCAGCGCTTTAATTTGTTCCCCCACATGACGGTGTTGGAAAATGTGATTATGGCCCCGATGGGGGTAAAGAAATTACCCCGTGCCCAGGCCGTCGAACGCGCTAAAGCGTTGCTCAGTAAAGTTGGTTTGCTGGATAAAATCGATGCCTGGCCGAACAGCCTGTCCGGTGGCCAGCAACAGCGCGTCGCGATTGCCCGCGCGTTAGCGATGGAGCCGGCAATCATGCTGTTCGATGAGCCGACATCTGCGCTCGACCCTGAACTGGTTGGCGAAGTGCTGGCCGTCATGAAAACGCTGGCGAACGAAGGCATGACCATGGTCATCGTTACCCATGAAATGGCCTTTGCCAGAGAAGTCGCGGATAGAGTGATCTTTATCGATCAGGGAATTATTCAGGAACAGGGGACGCCAGAGGCGATCTTCACTCATCCGAGCAACCCACGCACGCAGGCTTTCTTGAGCAAGATCCTGTAA
- the cysN gene encoding sulfate adenylyltransferase subunit CysN: MNDAIARQIAEQGGVEAYLHAQQDKTLLRFLTCGSVDDGKSTLIGRLLHDTRQIYEDQLSTLHNDSKRIGTQGEKLDLALLVDGLQAEREQGITIDVAYRYFSTEKRKFIIADTPGHEQYTRNMATGASTCELAILLIDARKGVLDQTRRHSFIATLLGIRDLVVAVNKMDLVDYQQMVFEQFKQDYLDFAQQLPADLNITFVPISALDGDNVATPSTTMGWYTGPTLLDVLETVNVAQRTLEQPMRFPVQYVNRPNLDFRGYAGTLASGIIRIGQRVKVLPSGVESTVSRIVTFDGDLPQAQAGEAITLVLADEVDISRGDLLVDSGESLKAVQHALVDVVWMAEQPLVPGQSYDIKIGGKKTRARVENIQYQVEINTLTQRVAENLPLNGIGSVELVFDEPLVLDNYQHNAVTGGMIFIDRLSNVTVGAGLVREPIEQVYQEPGAYSAFELELNALVRRHFPHWGARDLLGGK; this comes from the coding sequence ATCAACGACGCGATCGCACGGCAGATCGCCGAGCAGGGTGGTGTGGAAGCGTATTTACACGCGCAGCAGGATAAAACGCTACTGCGTTTTCTGACTTGTGGCAGCGTTGACGATGGAAAAAGTACGCTGATTGGCCGTTTACTGCACGATACGCGCCAGATTTATGAAGATCAGCTCAGCACGCTGCACAATGACAGCAAGCGTATCGGGACGCAGGGCGAGAAATTGGATTTGGCGTTGTTGGTCGATGGGCTTCAGGCCGAGCGCGAACAGGGCATCACGATTGACGTGGCCTACCGCTATTTCTCGACGGAAAAACGTAAATTTATCATCGCGGATACGCCGGGACACGAGCAATACACCCGTAACATGGCAACCGGTGCATCAACCTGCGAGCTGGCGATCCTGCTGATTGACGCCCGTAAAGGCGTATTGGATCAAACTCGCCGTCACAGCTTCATCGCGACCCTGCTGGGAATTCGCGATCTGGTGGTGGCGGTGAACAAAATGGATTTAGTGGATTATCAGCAGATGGTATTTGAACAGTTTAAGCAGGATTATCTGGATTTTGCCCAGCAACTGCCTGCCGACCTGAATATTACCTTTGTGCCGATTTCCGCATTGGATGGCGACAATGTCGCGACGCCAAGCACGACGATGGGCTGGTATACCGGGCCAACGCTGCTGGACGTGCTGGAAACGGTCAATGTGGCACAGCGCACGCTGGAACAGCCAATGCGCTTCCCAGTGCAATACGTCAACCGCCCGAATCTGGATTTCCGTGGCTACGCAGGCACGCTGGCCTCCGGCATTATCCGTATCGGGCAGCGGGTCAAAGTATTGCCGTCCGGCGTAGAGTCCACCGTCAGCCGTATTGTGACCTTTGACGGTGATTTGCCGCAGGCACAGGCCGGTGAAGCGATTACGCTGGTACTGGCGGATGAAGTGGATATCAGCCGTGGCGATCTGCTGGTCGACAGCGGCGAATCGCTGAAAGCCGTGCAGCATGCGCTGGTGGATGTTGTCTGGATGGCGGAACAGCCGCTGGTGCCGGGACAAAGCTACGACATCAAGATTGGCGGTAAGAAAACGCGCGCTCGGGTTGAGAATATTCAATATCAGGTTGAGATCAATACGCTGACGCAGCGCGTAGCCGAAAACCTGCCGCTGAACGGTATCGGTTCCGTCGAGCTGGTGTTTGATGAGCCGCTGGTGCTGGATAATTACCAACATAATGCAGTGACGGGCGGGATGATCTTTATCGATCGTCTGAGCAACGTCACGGTAGGCGCAGGCCTGGTACGCGAACCTATCGAACAGGTGTATCAGGAGCCGGGCGCGTATAGCGCGTTTGAGCTGGAACTGAATGCACTGGTACGTCGCCACTTCCCGCATTGGGGTGCGCGCGATTTGTTGGGAGGCAAATAA
- the truD gene encoding tRNA pseudouridine(13) synthase TruD, translating to MENSEQLVWLHGEPQATGSLKSTAEDFLVVEDLGFLPDGDGEQVLVRVRKRGCNTQFVAEMLAKFTRLPLRAVSYAGLKDRHAVTEQWFCLHMPGKETPDFSPLELEGCDVLEVTRHRRKLRIGALRGNHFTLVLRQVSDRHEVDARLALIATSGVPNYFGSQRFGRNGNNLEQARLWANNEIRVKERSKRSFYLSASRSAMFNQVASTRLAQQQAKTVLCGDALQLTGRGSWFVAKPDELDALQVRLDAGELQITAPLPGDGELGTQDDARLFEDLALTGQETLWSLVKRERVEPARRAVLLYPQQMQWEWQDDATVEVKFWLPAGSFATSVVRELLHSQQDTDIGA from the coding sequence ATGGAAAATAGCGAACAACTCGTCTGGCTGCACGGTGAACCACAGGCTACTGGCTCATTGAAATCCACTGCGGAAGATTTTCTGGTGGTGGAAGATCTGGGGTTTCTGCCCGATGGTGATGGTGAGCAGGTCTTGGTGCGTGTACGCAAGCGCGGCTGCAATACGCAATTTGTGGCTGAGATGCTGGCAAAATTTACTCGCCTGCCGCTGCGTGCTGTCAGCTACGCTGGCCTGAAAGATCGCCATGCCGTCACCGAGCAGTGGTTTTGCCTGCACATGCCGGGAAAGGAGACGCCCGATTTCTCCCCGCTGGAGTTGGAAGGCTGTGACGTTCTTGAGGTGACCCGCCACCGCCGCAAATTGCGCATCGGTGCGCTACGGGGTAACCATTTTACCTTAGTGTTGCGTCAGGTGAGCGATCGACACGAGGTGGACGCGCGTTTGGCGCTGATTGCGACTAGCGGTGTCCCTAATTATTTCGGTAGCCAGCGTTTTGGGCGCAACGGGAATAATCTTGAACAGGCGCGTCTTTGGGCCAATAACGAAATTCGGGTAAAAGAACGCAGTAAACGTAGCTTTTATCTTTCTGCCAGCCGCAGTGCGATGTTTAATCAGGTTGCCAGTACGCGACTGGCGCAGCAGCAAGCGAAAACCGTTTTGTGTGGTGATGCATTGCAGCTAACGGGGCGCGGCAGTTGGTTTGTTGCCAAACCTGACGAACTGGATGCCTTACAGGTGCGTCTTGACGCCGGCGAACTCCAGATTACTGCACCGCTGCCCGGCGATGGTGAACTGGGCACGCAGGATGACGCGCGGCTATTTGAAGATCTGGCCTTGACCGGACAGGAAACATTATGGTCTTTGGTCAAACGTGAGCGGGTTGAACCAGCCCGGCGTGCTGTGCTGCTATATCCGCAGCAAATGCAGTGGGAATGGCAGGATGACGCAACCGTAGAAGTGAAATTCTGGCTACCTGCGGGAAGCTTTGCGACCAGTGTGGTGCGTGAATTACTGCATTCACAGCAGGATACCGATATTGGTGCCTGA
- the cysD gene encoding sulfate adenylyltransferase subunit CysD, with translation MDEKRLTHLRQLEAESIHIIREVAAEFGNPVMMYSIGKDSSVMLHLARKAFYPGSLPFPLLHVDTGWKFREMYEFRDRTAKAYGCELLVHRNPQGEALGINPFVHGSAKHTDIMKTEGLKQALDKYGFDAAFGGARRDEEKSRAKERIYSFRDRFHRWDPKNQRPELWHNYNGQINKGESIRVFPLSNWTELDIWQYIYLENIDIVPLYLAAPRPVVERDGMLLMVDDDRIDLQPGEVIEQRMVRFRTLGCWPLTGAVASDAQTLPEIIEEMLVSTTSERQGRVIDRDQAGSMELKKRQGYF, from the coding sequence ATGGACGAGAAACGACTCACGCATTTACGGCAGCTTGAAGCCGAAAGCATTCACATCATCCGCGAAGTGGCGGCCGAGTTCGGTAACCCGGTGATGATGTATTCCATCGGCAAAGACTCTTCGGTGATGCTGCATTTGGCGCGCAAGGCGTTCTATCCAGGATCGCTGCCTTTCCCGCTGCTGCATGTTGATACCGGGTGGAAATTTCGTGAAATGTACGAATTCCGTGACCGCACGGCAAAGGCCTACGGCTGTGAACTGCTGGTGCACCGCAACCCGCAGGGTGAAGCGCTGGGGATTAACCCTTTTGTACACGGCAGCGCCAAGCACACCGACATTATGAAAACCGAAGGGTTGAAGCAGGCGCTGGATAAATACGGCTTTGATGCCGCATTTGGCGGGGCGCGTCGTGATGAGGAGAAATCGCGAGCCAAAGAGCGTATTTATTCCTTCCGCGACCGCTTCCACCGTTGGGATCCAAAGAACCAGCGCCCGGAACTGTGGCACAACTACAACGGTCAGATTAACAAAGGCGAGAGCATCCGCGTTTTCCCACTATCCAACTGGACCGAGCTGGATATCTGGCAATATATCTATCTGGAAAATATCGATATTGTTCCGCTGTATCTGGCTGCCCCGCGTCCGGTAGTCGAGCGTGATGGCATGTTGCTGATGGTGGATGACGATCGCATCGATCTGCAACCGGGTGAAGTGATCGAGCAACGTATGGTGCGCTTCCGCACGCTGGGCTGTTGGCCGCTGACCGGTGCGGTGGCATCGGATGCGCAAACGCTGCCGGAAATCATCGAAGAGATGCTGGTTTCTACCACCAGTGAGCGTCAGGGAAGGGTAATTGACCGCGATCAGGCCGGTTCAATGGAGCTGAAAAAGCGTCAAGGGTATTTCTGA
- the ispD gene encoding 2-C-methyl-D-erythritol 4-phosphate cytidylyltransferase: MQIPRLSPPEIVAVLPAAGNGSRMQNDRPKQYLTIGNDAIGHKTILEHTIEALLRHPRVQRVVVVISPDDAFFHTLAIAHDPRICTVTGGQQRADSVLAGLAVVADTAWALVHDAARPCLHQDDLTRLLAIAGQSDVGGILAAPVRDTMKRGTDGFIDRTVERNDLWHALTPQLFPVALLKPCLQRALQDGITVTDEASALEYCGYRPQIISGRSDNIKVTRPEDLALAEFYLTRLQ; the protein is encoded by the coding sequence ATGCAAATACCACGCCTTTCCCCGCCTGAAATTGTTGCTGTTTTACCCGCCGCGGGTAACGGCAGCCGGATGCAGAACGATCGCCCTAAACAGTACCTGACGATTGGCAATGATGCGATCGGCCATAAAACCATTCTTGAACATACCATCGAGGCGCTTTTACGCCATCCACGCGTACAGCGTGTCGTTGTCGTTATCAGTCCAGATGACGCATTTTTTCATACTCTGGCGATTGCCCACGATCCTCGTATTTGTACAGTGACGGGCGGGCAGCAGCGTGCGGATTCCGTACTGGCTGGGCTGGCTGTCGTTGCTGATACGGCGTGGGCGTTAGTGCATGATGCTGCGCGTCCGTGCCTGCATCAGGACGATCTTACTCGTTTATTGGCGATTGCCGGACAGAGTGACGTCGGCGGAATTTTGGCCGCACCGGTTCGTGATACCATGAAACGCGGCACGGATGGGTTTATCGACCGCACGGTAGAACGTAACGATTTGTGGCATGCGCTGACGCCGCAACTTTTTCCGGTGGCGCTGCTGAAACCGTGTTTGCAACGCGCGCTTCAGGATGGCATTACCGTCACGGACGAAGCCTCTGCGCTGGAATATTGTGGCTATCGTCCGCAAATTATCAGCGGGCGTTCGGATAATATCAAAGTCACGCGTCCAGAGGATTTGGCATTAGCTGAATTCTATTTAACCCGTTTGCAGTAA
- the cysG gene encoding siroheme synthase CysG — protein MNYLPIFADLRQRPVLVVGGGEVATRKIDLLQRAGAEVKIVAQALAEPLAAQHQAGQVEWLAHAFTPELLSGVFLVIAATDDAELNAAVFDAANQRHLLVNVVDDQPKCSFIFPSIVDRSPLVVAISSGGQAPVLARLLREKLESLLPASLGTMADIAGGWRNRIKTRLHSMSDRRRFWERLFVGRFASLVSAGQLEQAEDELQQQLVNQQDEQQLPASARGEVALVGAGPGDAGLLTLRGLQVMQQADVVLYDHLVSADVLDLVRRDAERICVGKRASAHSLPQDGINQLLVKLAQEGKRVVRLKGGDPFIFGRGGEELQAVAQAGISFQVVPGVTAAAGVTAYAGIPLTHRDYAQSVIFITGHCRPDGDALDWSTLARGRQTLAIYMGTMKAAEISQQLIAHGRSAQTPVAVIGRGTRHDQQVQIGTLQELEHLARQAPTPALLVIGEVVDLHHQIAWFGQTTPTVPQDSRPAVVNLA, from the coding sequence GTGAACTATCTCCCTATATTTGCCGATCTTCGTCAGCGCCCGGTATTGGTTGTTGGCGGCGGCGAGGTTGCCACGCGCAAAATCGATCTACTGCAACGCGCGGGTGCGGAGGTAAAAATTGTCGCACAGGCGTTGGCGGAACCGTTGGCTGCACAGCATCAGGCCGGACAGGTTGAATGGCTGGCGCACGCTTTTACGCCCGAACTGTTATCTGGCGTGTTTCTGGTGATTGCCGCCACGGATGACGCTGAGCTAAATGCAGCCGTATTTGACGCGGCGAATCAGCGACATTTGCTGGTAAACGTGGTGGACGATCAGCCAAAGTGCTCGTTTATTTTCCCCTCGATTGTCGACCGCTCTCCGCTGGTAGTGGCGATTTCTTCAGGGGGACAGGCGCCAGTGTTAGCGCGGTTACTGCGTGAAAAACTGGAATCATTACTTCCTGCCAGTTTGGGAACGATGGCAGATATCGCCGGAGGCTGGCGTAACAGGATTAAAACCCGACTGCATTCGATGTCGGACCGCCGTCGCTTTTGGGAACGGTTGTTTGTCGGACGCTTTGCATCGCTGGTGTCTGCCGGACAGTTGGAGCAGGCCGAAGATGAGCTGCAACAGCAACTGGTTAACCAGCAAGATGAACAGCAACTGCCCGCGTCGGCACGCGGTGAAGTCGCACTGGTTGGCGCAGGCCCCGGCGATGCCGGATTGCTTACGCTGCGTGGATTGCAGGTGATGCAGCAGGCGGACGTGGTGCTGTATGACCATCTGGTCAGTGCCGATGTGCTGGATTTGGTGCGCCGCGATGCCGAACGCATCTGTGTCGGAAAACGTGCCAGCGCGCATTCCTTGCCACAGGATGGGATTAATCAACTGCTGGTGAAGCTGGCGCAGGAAGGCAAGCGGGTGGTGCGTCTGAAAGGCGGCGACCCCTTCATTTTTGGCCGTGGTGGCGAAGAACTACAGGCGGTGGCACAGGCGGGTATCTCTTTTCAGGTGGTGCCTGGTGTGACGGCCGCAGCAGGCGTTACTGCGTATGCGGGGATTCCGTTGACGCACCGTGACTATGCGCAGAGCGTAATTTTTATTACCGGACACTGTCGCCCCGACGGCGATGCGCTTGATTGGTCAACGCTGGCGCGTGGGCGTCAGACGCTGGCGATTTATATGGGAACGATGAAGGCTGCGGAGATTTCACAGCAGCTTATCGCACATGGACGCTCAGCGCAGACGCCTGTCGCGGTGATCGGCCGCGGCACCCGACACGATCAGCAGGTACAAATTGGTACGTTGCAAGAGTTAGAACATTTGGCACGGCAAGCGCCGACACCGGCGCTGCTGGTGATTGGCGAGGTGGTGGATTTGCATCACCAGATTGCCTGGTTTGGTCAGACAACGCCGACGGTGCCGCAAGACAGCCGCCCAGCGGTAGTAAACTTGGCTTAA
- a CDS encoding amino acid ABC transporter permease has product MTGFRWEIIQEYAPLFMEGTWMTIKCTIICVILGTCWGLTLGLGRLAQAPHGPWKYILHYGVQWPVRIYISAFRGTPLFVQIMVVHFALVPLFINPRDGLLVTSNIMSVDFARTLRSDYGAFLSCVVAITLNAGAYVSEIFRAGIQSIDRGQMEASRSLGMSYGRTMRKVILPQAFRRMLPPLGNNAIAIVKDSSLASAIGLADLAYAARTVSGAYATYWEPYLAISIVYWVITFLLSLLVRHMEMRFGKSDSR; this is encoded by the coding sequence TTGACGGGATTTCGTTGGGAGATCATTCAGGAATATGCCCCTTTGTTTATGGAAGGCACCTGGATGACCATCAAATGCACCATTATTTGTGTCATTCTTGGCACCTGCTGGGGATTAACGCTCGGATTAGGCCGCTTAGCACAAGCGCCGCACGGGCCGTGGAAATATATCCTGCACTACGGCGTTCAATGGCCGGTACGAATCTACATCAGCGCCTTTCGGGGTACGCCGTTGTTTGTGCAAATCATGGTGGTGCACTTCGCACTGGTACCGCTGTTCATCAACCCGCGTGACGGGCTGCTGGTCACCAGCAATATTATGTCGGTCGATTTTGCCCGTACATTACGCTCGGATTACGGCGCGTTCCTCTCTTGCGTGGTAGCCATCACGCTGAACGCAGGTGCCTATGTCTCTGAGATATTCCGCGCCGGTATTCAGTCTATCGATCGCGGTCAAATGGAGGCGTCACGCTCTCTCGGCATGAGCTATGGCCGCACCATGCGGAAAGTGATCCTGCCACAGGCTTTCCGCCGCATGCTGCCACCGCTGGGTAATAACGCCATCGCTATAGTGAAAGATTCCTCACTGGCTTCGGCGATCGGGCTGGCGGATCTCGCCTATGCCGCTCGCACGGTGTCAGGGGCTTACGCCACGTACTGGGAACCCTATCTGGCGATCTCTATCGTCTATTGGGTTATTACTTTCCTGCTCTCGCTGCTGGTGCGGCACATGGAAATGAGGTTTGGCAAAAGTGATTCACGTTAA
- the cysC gene encoding adenylyl-sulfate kinase, protein MHWYVATSRIGVRAICWEANNVSSHDEPTDDNVVWHAHDVTRESRERLHGHQGVVIWFTGLSGSGKSTLAGALEQALHQRGVSTYLLDGDNVRHGLCRDLGFTDDDRRENIRRVGEVAKLMVDAGLVVLTAFISPHRAERKMVQDLLGEGQFIEVFVDTPLATCEARDPKGLYKKARAGELRNFTGIDSVYEAPETPDSHLDGEQFVTTLTGQLLDLLGKRAIIKL, encoded by the coding sequence ATGCACTGGTACGTCGCCACTTCCCGCATTGGGGTGCGCGCGATTTGTTGGGAGGCAAATAACGTGTCTTCACACGATGAACCGACTGACGATAACGTCGTCTGGCATGCGCACGATGTCACCCGTGAGTCACGCGAGAGGCTACATGGTCATCAGGGGGTCGTTATCTGGTTTACCGGGCTGTCTGGGTCCGGTAAATCCACGCTGGCGGGGGCGCTGGAGCAGGCGTTGCACCAGCGTGGCGTTAGCACCTACCTGCTGGATGGCGACAATGTTCGGCACGGTCTATGCCGGGATCTCGGCTTTACTGACGACGATCGGCGCGAGAATATCCGCCGCGTGGGTGAAGTCGCCAAGCTGATGGTCGATGCCGGTCTGGTCGTTCTGACTGCGTTTATTTCACCGCATCGCGCCGAGCGTAAAATGGTGCAGGATCTGCTCGGTGAGGGACAGTTTATTGAAGTTTTCGTGGATACGCCCTTAGCGACCTGCGAAGCGCGCGACCCTAAAGGGTTGTACAAGAAAGCCCGCGCGGGGGAGTTGCGTAATTTCACTGGGATCGACTCGGTGTATGAAGCGCCGGAAACGCCGGATAGTCATCTGGATGGTGAACAATTCGTAACAACTTTGACCGGCCAATTGTTAGATCTGCTCGGCAAGCGAGCTATTATCAAGCTCTGA
- the ispF gene encoding 2-C-methyl-D-erythritol 2,4-cyclodiphosphate synthase, translated as MRIGHGFDVHKFGGEGPLVIGGVRIPYTQGLLAHSDGDVVLHAVTDALLGAAALGDIGKLFPDTDPAFKGADSRGLLREAWRRINEKGYQLGNLDVTIIAQAPKMAPHIPQMRVNLAEDLQCHMDDVNVKATTTEQLGFTGRGEGIACEAVALLVKKETGEIVAW; from the coding sequence ATGCGTATCGGTCACGGTTTTGATGTTCATAAGTTCGGTGGAGAAGGTCCGCTGGTGATCGGCGGCGTGCGAATTCCTTATACTCAAGGCCTGCTGGCACATTCCGATGGGGATGTGGTGTTGCACGCGGTGACTGATGCTCTGTTGGGGGCCGCCGCGCTGGGCGATATTGGTAAACTGTTCCCTGATACCGATCCGGCTTTTAAAGGTGCAGACAGCCGTGGCCTGCTGCGTGAAGCCTGGCGTCGTATCAATGAAAAGGGCTATCAGCTAGGTAATCTGGACGTCACAATTATTGCGCAAGCGCCGAAAATGGCTCCGCATATCCCGCAAATGCGCGTGAATCTGGCGGAAGATTTACAGTGTCATATGGATGACGTCAATGTGAAAGCGACCACGACAGAACAGTTGGGTTTTACCGGCCGTGGCGAAGGCATTGCCTGCGAAGCCGTTGCCTTATTGGTGAAAAAAGAAACGGGCGAAATTGTCGCGTGGTAA
- the ftsB gene encoding cell division protein FtsB, with amino-acid sequence MGKLTLLLLILLGWLQYSLWLGKNGIHDYVRVNDDVVVQLGNNAKLKDRNEQLFAEIDDLNGGQEAIEERARNELGMIKPGESFYRLVPESGHRSANTTSPNTTSSNNTQR; translated from the coding sequence ATGGGAAAGCTTACGCTGTTATTATTGATATTGCTTGGCTGGCTTCAGTACTCACTGTGGCTGGGTAAAAATGGCATTCACGATTATGTTCGGGTGAACGATGATGTTGTTGTCCAACTGGGGAACAATGCCAAATTAAAAGACCGCAACGAACAACTGTTTGCTGAAATTGACGACCTCAATGGCGGACAAGAGGCGATAGAAGAGCGTGCGCGTAATGAACTGGGTATGATCAAGCCTGGTGAAAGCTTTTATCGTCTGGTGCCGGAATCAGGGCATCGTAGCGCGAATACGACGTCACCCAATACGACTTCATCCAATAATACACAACGTTGA